A window of Natranaerovirga pectinivora contains these coding sequences:
- a CDS encoding sulfide/dihydroorotate dehydrogenase-like FAD/NAD-binding protein yields MYKIVDKKQLNEAVELMVIKAPYVARKCEPGQFIILRADNNSERIPLTIADYNREEETVTIIYQVVGYSTKVLYEKQVGDSVVDFVGPLGKPTELKKHKKVLGIGGGVGAAPLYPQIRKLHEMGVEVDVILGGRSDEYIILEEEFKAVTKNLYFATNDGSKGKEGFVTDILNELIANGEEYDEVIAIGPLVMMKAVVGITKPLNIQTAVSLNPVMIDGTGMCGGCRVTVGNEIKFACVDGPDFDGLLVDFDECLRRQNMYKEEEHSCRIGLEGGQNNA; encoded by the coding sequence ATGTATAAAATAGTAGATAAAAAACAATTGAATGAAGCAGTAGAGCTAATGGTTATTAAGGCACCTTATGTTGCTAGAAAATGTGAACCAGGGCAATTTATTATTCTAAGAGCCGATAATAATAGTGAACGTATTCCTTTAACCATTGCAGATTATAATAGAGAAGAAGAAACGGTAACAATTATATATCAAGTCGTTGGTTATTCAACAAAAGTATTGTATGAGAAACAAGTAGGAGATTCTGTTGTTGATTTTGTTGGGCCATTAGGAAAGCCAACGGAGTTAAAGAAACATAAAAAAGTACTTGGAATTGGAGGCGGCGTAGGTGCTGCACCACTATACCCACAGATTAGAAAGTTACATGAAATGGGTGTAGAGGTAGATGTAATCCTTGGAGGCCGTTCTGATGAATACATAATTTTAGAAGAAGAGTTTAAAGCTGTGACTAAAAACTTATACTTTGCAACCAATGATGGTTCAAAAGGAAAAGAAGGATTTGTAACAGATATTTTAAATGAACTTATAGCAAATGGTGAGGAATATGATGAAGTTATTGCTATAGGACCTTTGGTTATGATGAAAGCTGTTGTAGGCATAACAAAGCCACTTAATATACAAACAGCAGTATCCCTTAACCCTGTTATGATTGATGGAACGGGTATGTGTGGTGGCTGTAGAGTAACTGTAGGAAATGAAATAAAATTCGCTTGTGTGGATGGACCAGATTTTGATGGTTTATTAGTAGACTTTGATGAATGTTTAAGAAGACAAAACATGTACAAAGAAGAAGAACATTCTTGTAGAATTGGACTAGAGGGAGGTCAAAATAATGCCTAA
- the gdhA gene encoding NADP-specific glutamate dehydrogenase has translation MSFKNVYLENLMQEVQRKNPAEAEFHQAVKEVLISMESVVERNPELIEKGVLDRIVEPERVVMFRVPWVDDNGKVQVNRGFRVQYNSAIGPYKGGLRFHPSVNLGIIKFLGFEQIFKNSLTGLPMGGGKGGSDFDPKGKSDIEIMNFCQSFMRELYRHIGPDTDVPAGDIGVGAREIGFMFGMYRKIRNEYTGVLTGKGLNYGGSLARKEATGYGLCYFTEEMLKAKGTSFEGKTVVISGSGNVAIYATEKATELGGKVVALSDSAGYIFDKNGINLDTVKQLKEVERKRIKEYVTIHPEAEYHEGSTNIWNVPCDVALPCATQNELDENAAKTLIGNGCIAVAEGANMPSTPEAVDLFLEKGISFGPGKAANAGGVATSGLEMSQNSLRYSWTFEEVDAKLKQIMINIFESCSSTAKEYGAEYNYVLGANIAGFLKVADAMIAQGVI, from the coding sequence ATGAGTTTTAAAAATGTTTATCTAGAAAACTTAATGCAGGAAGTACAAAGAAAAAATCCTGCAGAAGCTGAATTTCATCAAGCGGTAAAAGAAGTACTTATATCAATGGAATCTGTTGTAGAACGCAATCCAGAATTAATCGAAAAAGGTGTTCTTGATAGAATCGTTGAGCCTGAGAGAGTTGTTATGTTTAGAGTACCTTGGGTAGATGACAATGGTAAAGTACAAGTTAACAGAGGATTTAGAGTACAATACAATAGTGCAATTGGACCATATAAAGGTGGATTAAGATTTCACCCTTCAGTTAACTTAGGAATTATTAAATTTTTAGGATTTGAGCAAATATTTAAAAACTCTTTAACTGGATTACCAATGGGTGGCGGTAAAGGCGGTAGTGACTTCGATCCAAAAGGAAAATCAGATATAGAGATTATGAATTTTTGCCAAAGCTTTATGAGAGAACTTTACAGACATATTGGACCAGATACTGATGTTCCAGCAGGAGATATTGGTGTAGGAGCAAGAGAAATTGGATTTATGTTTGGTATGTATAGAAAAATTAGAAACGAATACACAGGTGTTTTAACTGGAAAAGGATTAAACTATGGCGGAAGTTTAGCGCGTAAAGAAGCTACAGGATATGGATTATGCTACTTTACAGAGGAAATGTTAAAAGCTAAAGGAACATCTTTTGAAGGTAAAACAGTGGTTATTTCTGGATCTGGTAATGTTGCTATATACGCAACAGAAAAAGCAACTGAGTTAGGTGGTAAAGTTGTTGCGTTAAGTGATTCAGCTGGATACATCTTTGATAAAAATGGTATTAACTTAGATACAGTAAAACAACTTAAAGAAGTAGAAAGAAAAAGAATTAAAGAGTATGTTACGATTCATCCAGAAGCAGAGTACCATGAAGGATCTACAAATATCTGGAATGTACCTTGCGATGTAGCATTGCCATGTGCTACACAAAATGAATTAGATGAAAATGCTGCTAAAACACTTATTGGTAATGGTTGTATAGCAGTTGCAGAAGGTGCTAACATGCCATCAACACCAGAAGCTGTAGACTTATTCTTAGAAAAGGGTATCTCTTTTGGACCTGGTAAAGCAGCAAATGCTGGTGGTGTTGCAACTTCAGGATTAGAAATGAGCCAAAATAGTTTAAGATATTCTTGGACATTTGAAGAAGTAGATGCAAAACTTAAACAAATCATGATTAACATTTTTGAAAGTTGTAGTTCAACTGCAAAAGAATATGGCGCTGAATACAACTACGTATTAGGTGCAAATATTGCTGGATTCTTAAAAGTAGCGGATGCTATGATCGCTCAAGGTGTTATCTAG
- the guaB gene encoding IMP dehydrogenase has protein sequence MGKIVKEGITFDDVLLIPGLSEVLPHQVNLETYLTKKIKLNIPLISAGMDTVTEHRMAIAIARQGGLGIIHKNMSIEQQADEVDKVKRSESGVITDPFYLSPDHTLYDANELMAKYRISGVPITTGKKLVGILTNRDLRFEMDFDKKIKEVMTSENLITAAEGTTLDEAKGIMGKHRIEKLPIVDDAGNLKGLITIKDIEKKIRYPHAAKDDHGRLLVGAAVGVTKDSIDRIKALVESKVDVVVIDTAHGHSKGVIDTVRTIKETFPDLQVIAGNVATGDATKALIEAGADAIKVGIGPGSICTTRVVAGVGVPQITAVMDCAEAAKEYGVPIIADGGIKYSGDIVKAIAAGANVCMMGSIFAGCDESPGETELYQGRKFKVYRGMGSIGAMEKGSKDRYFQADAKKLVPEGVEGRVAYKGLLEDTVFQLIGGLRSGMGYCGSESIPALQEKGQFVKITSASLKESHPHDIHITKEAPNYSISQ, from the coding sequence ATGGGCAAAATAGTAAAAGAAGGTATAACTTTTGATGATGTATTATTAATTCCAGGTTTATCAGAAGTACTACCTCATCAAGTTAATTTAGAGACTTATTTAACAAAAAAAATTAAGCTTAATATTCCTTTGATAAGTGCTGGTATGGATACTGTAACAGAGCATCGTATGGCAATTGCAATTGCTAGGCAAGGTGGTCTTGGGATCATACATAAAAACATGTCAATTGAACAACAAGCGGATGAGGTAGACAAGGTTAAACGTTCGGAAAGTGGAGTAATAACAGATCCTTTTTACTTATCACCTGACCATACTTTATATGATGCCAATGAATTAATGGCAAAGTATCGTATATCAGGGGTTCCAATCACAACAGGCAAAAAATTAGTAGGAATCTTAACAAATAGAGACTTGCGTTTTGAAATGGATTTTGATAAAAAAATAAAAGAAGTTATGACATCTGAAAACCTAATTACAGCTGCAGAAGGAACAACACTAGATGAGGCAAAAGGTATAATGGGAAAACATAGAATAGAAAAACTGCCAATAGTGGATGATGCAGGCAATTTAAAAGGTCTTATCACAATTAAAGATATAGAAAAGAAAATAAGATACCCACATGCTGCAAAAGATGATCACGGTCGTTTATTAGTAGGGGCAGCAGTTGGTGTTACAAAAGATTCTATAGATCGAATCAAAGCTTTAGTAGAAAGCAAAGTAGATGTTGTTGTTATCGATACAGCACATGGGCATTCAAAAGGTGTCATAGATACAGTTAGAACCATTAAGGAAACATTCCCAGACCTACAAGTAATAGCAGGTAATGTTGCTACAGGAGATGCTACAAAAGCTCTTATTGAAGCAGGGGCAGATGCAATTAAAGTTGGTATTGGACCTGGATCTATTTGTACAACACGTGTAGTTGCTGGAGTTGGTGTGCCACAAATAACAGCTGTAATGGACTGTGCAGAAGCTGCAAAAGAATATGGCGTACCTATTATAGCAGACGGTGGTATAAAATACTCTGGAGATATTGTAAAAGCCATTGCAGCAGGCGCAAATGTTTGTATGATGGGAAGTATATTTGCAGGTTGTGATGAAAGTCCAGGAGAAACTGAATTATACCAAGGAAGAAAATTTAAAGTATATAGAGGTATGGGTTCCATTGGCGCAATGGAAAAAGGAAGTAAAGACCGTTACTTCCAAGCAGATGCAAAAAAACTTGTACCAGAAGGCGTTGAAGGCCGTGTAGCATACAAAGGATTATTAGAAGACACAGTATTCCAATTAATAGGTGGATTAAGATCAGGAATGGGCTATTGTGGATCAGAAAGTATACCAGCATTACAAGAAAAAGGACAATTTGTAAAAATAACAAGTGCATCATTAAAAGAAAGTCATCCTCACGACATTCATATAACAAAAGAAGCGCCTAACTATAGTATAAGTCAATAA
- a CDS encoding DUF6106 family protein, with protein MNEAFAEQIVKRKQKPSDMILKVLIVILAIILMSASLILNIVGVILAVLIMWGAYRLYTNLNVEFEYSLSVGEIEIDKIYHKSRRKKIINFDVKKIQIMAPVFSKQYDKELSDYNKVFDFTKGHISDDTYGIIVVVDKEKYKILIDPNEKFLNTIKTHIARKVMEK; from the coding sequence ATGAATGAAGCTTTTGCAGAACAAATTGTAAAAAGGAAGCAAAAACCTAGTGATATGATATTAAAGGTTCTTATTGTTATATTGGCAATTATATTAATGTCAGCCAGTTTAATTTTAAATATAGTAGGTGTGATACTTGCTGTTTTAATTATGTGGGGGGCTTATAGATTATATACCAATCTAAATGTAGAATTCGAATACTCTTTATCTGTAGGAGAAATTGAGATTGATAAAATTTATCATAAAAGCAGAAGAAAGAAAATCATAAATTTTGATGTAAAAAAGATTCAAATTATGGCACCAGTGTTCTCAAAACAATATGATAAAGAATTAAGTGATTATAATAAAGTATTTGATTTTACAAAAGGGCATATAAGTGATGACACTTATGGGATAATTGTAGTTGTAGATAAAGAAAAATATAAAATTCTAATAGATCCTAATGAAAAATTCTTAAATACAATCAAAACACATATAGCGAGAAAAGTAATGGAAAAATAA
- the gltA gene encoding NADPH-dependent glutamate synthase — protein MPNMSPKKVQIPEQDPQIRRKNFDEVALGYTLEQAMEEATRCLQCKTKPCVDGCPVNVPIPEFIKAVEDGNIDEAYSIITKENALPAICGRVCPQESQCEGRCVRAKKGESVGIGRLERFVADYIMSKGNIEPKNIEKNGIKVAVVGAGPAGLTCAGELAKKGYEVTVFEALHELGGVLLYGIPEFRLPKSLVAKEVQSIIDMGVEINKNVIVGRSITVDELFEEGYKAIFVGSGAGLPKFMNLEGENLNGVYSANEFLTRVNLMKAYDFPNNPTPVKTGKRVAVVGGGNVAMDAARTAVRLGAEEVYIVYRRGEEELPARLEEIHHAKEEGVIFKLLNNPTKIIGDEKGWVTGMECVQMELGEPDDSGRRRPRVKENSEFILPVETVVIAIGQSPNPLIRQTTPGLSVESWGGIIVQEETMETSKEYVYAGGDAVTGAATVILAMGAGKTAAEAIHKKVLELQG, from the coding sequence ATGCCTAATATGAGCCCTAAAAAAGTACAAATACCAGAACAAGACCCTCAGATCAGAAGAAAGAATTTTGACGAGGTAGCATTAGGCTATACATTAGAACAAGCTATGGAAGAAGCAACACGTTGTTTACAATGTAAAACCAAACCATGTGTAGATGGCTGTCCAGTTAATGTGCCAATACCTGAATTTATTAAAGCTGTTGAAGATGGTAATATTGATGAAGCCTATAGTATCATCACAAAAGAGAATGCATTGCCTGCCATTTGTGGTCGTGTCTGTCCACAAGAAAGTCAATGTGAAGGCAGATGTGTTAGAGCTAAAAAAGGTGAATCAGTAGGAATTGGTAGATTAGAAAGATTTGTTGCAGATTATATAATGAGCAAAGGCAATATAGAACCTAAAAACATAGAAAAAAATGGCATAAAAGTTGCAGTAGTAGGGGCTGGTCCAGCAGGTTTAACTTGTGCTGGAGAACTAGCAAAAAAAGGATATGAAGTGACTGTTTTTGAAGCCCTTCACGAATTAGGTGGTGTTCTTTTATATGGGATACCGGAATTTAGATTGCCTAAAAGTTTAGTAGCAAAAGAAGTTCAAAGTATTATAGATATGGGTGTTGAGATCAATAAAAATGTTATCGTAGGAAGATCCATTACTGTTGATGAACTTTTTGAAGAAGGGTATAAAGCTATATTTGTTGGAAGTGGCGCTGGATTACCTAAGTTTATGAACTTAGAAGGAGAAAATCTAAATGGTGTTTACTCTGCCAATGAATTTTTAACAAGAGTTAATCTTATGAAAGCTTATGATTTTCCAAATAACCCAACACCAGTAAAAACAGGAAAAAGAGTTGCAGTAGTTGGTGGCGGTAATGTAGCAATGGATGCAGCAAGAACAGCAGTAAGACTTGGAGCAGAAGAAGTTTATATTGTTTACCGTAGAGGAGAAGAAGAGTTACCAGCAAGGTTGGAAGAAATTCATCATGCAAAAGAGGAAGGGGTTATATTTAAGTTATTAAATAATCCTACTAAAATTATTGGTGATGAAAAAGGTTGGGTAACAGGAATGGAATGTGTGCAAATGGAATTAGGTGAGCCAGATGATTCTGGAAGAAGAAGACCAAGAGTAAAAGAAAACTCTGAGTTCATACTCCCTGTAGAAACAGTTGTTATTGCCATAGGACAAAGCCCTAATCCACTTATTAGACAAACAACTCCAGGACTTAGTGTTGAGAGTTGGGGTGGCATCATAGTTCAAGAGGAGACAATGGAAACAAGTAAGGAATATGTATATGCTGGTGGAGATGCAGTAACGGGCGCTGCTACAGTAATCTTAGCAATGGGTGCAGGAAAAACTGCCGCGGAAGCAATACATAAAAAAGTTTTAGAATTACAAGGATAA